One Micromonospora craniellae genomic region harbors:
- the treZ gene encoding malto-oligosyltrehalose trehalohydrolase yields MTEFTVWAPEASRVRLRRPGAADHEMRASRGGWWRAEVPDAGDDYAFLLDDDDRALPDPRSRWQPSGVHGPSRRYEHAAFEWTDSAWTGRQLPGSVLYELHVGTFTPEGTFDAAIGRLDHLVDLGVDMIELLPVNAFNGEHNWGYDGVCWFAPHEPYGGPDGLKRLVDAAHAKGLGVILDVVYNHFGPSGAYAPMFAPYLSERDTPWGQAVNLDGPHSDGVRRFITDSILMWLRDYHVDGLRLDAVHAMPDSRAVHLLEEIAVEVESLSVHLGRPLSLIAESDLNDPRLISPREAGGYGLHAQWNDDAHHALHTLLTGERQGYYGDFGTMECLAEVLTGAFFHTGTWSSFRHRQHGRPVDPRTPGHRFVVYLQNHDQVGNRAIGDRLSATLSPALLRVGATLLMTAPFTPMLFMGEEWAASTPWQYFTSHPEPELAAAVVTGRRSEFAAHGWPPGDVPDPQDRQTFVRSRLDWAELDKPEHRQMYEFHRRLIALRKSRPELSDPHLFAIDVRHGDRFLVMRRGGCLVAANLADKPQRVTLPGVARRVLLATGEGVTVQRDRIELPAETAAIVAL; encoded by the coding sequence ATGACCGAGTTCACCGTCTGGGCGCCGGAGGCGTCCCGGGTCCGACTGCGCCGGCCGGGCGCCGCCGACCACGAGATGCGGGCGTCCCGGGGCGGCTGGTGGCGGGCCGAGGTGCCCGACGCCGGCGACGACTACGCGTTCCTGCTGGACGACGACGATCGGGCGCTGCCCGACCCCCGGTCACGGTGGCAGCCCTCCGGCGTGCACGGCCCGAGCCGCCGCTACGAGCACGCGGCGTTCGAGTGGACCGACAGCGCCTGGACCGGCCGGCAACTGCCCGGCAGCGTCCTCTACGAACTGCACGTCGGCACGTTCACCCCGGAAGGCACCTTCGACGCCGCGATCGGCAGGCTCGACCACCTGGTCGACCTCGGCGTCGACATGATCGAGCTGCTGCCGGTCAACGCCTTCAACGGCGAGCACAACTGGGGGTACGACGGCGTCTGCTGGTTCGCCCCGCACGAACCGTACGGCGGCCCGGACGGCCTCAAACGGCTGGTCGACGCCGCCCACGCCAAGGGGCTGGGGGTGATCCTCGACGTCGTCTACAACCATTTCGGGCCCTCCGGGGCCTACGCGCCGATGTTCGCCCCCTACCTCAGCGAGCGGGACACCCCCTGGGGCCAGGCGGTCAACCTGGACGGCCCGCACTCCGACGGCGTACGCCGCTTCATCACCGACAGCATCCTGATGTGGCTGCGTGACTACCACGTCGACGGTCTGCGCCTGGACGCCGTCCACGCGATGCCCGACTCCCGGGCGGTGCACCTGCTGGAGGAGATCGCCGTCGAGGTCGAGTCGCTCTCGGTGCACCTGGGCCGCCCGCTGTCCCTGATCGCCGAGTCCGACCTCAACGACCCCCGGCTGATCAGCCCCCGGGAGGCCGGCGGCTACGGCCTGCACGCCCAGTGGAACGACGACGCCCACCACGCCCTGCACACCCTGCTCACCGGCGAACGGCAGGGCTACTACGGCGACTTCGGCACCATGGAGTGCCTCGCCGAGGTGCTCACCGGCGCGTTCTTCCACACCGGCACCTGGTCCAGCTTCCGGCACCGCCAGCACGGCCGCCCGGTCGACCCGCGTACCCCCGGCCACCGCTTCGTCGTGTACCTGCAAAATCATGACCAGGTCGGCAACCGCGCGATTGGCGATCGCCTGTCGGCGACGCTGTCCCCGGCGCTGCTGCGCGTCGGCGCGACCCTGCTGATGACCGCACCGTTCACGCCGATGCTGTTCATGGGGGAGGAGTGGGCGGCCTCGACGCCGTGGCAGTACTTCACGTCGCACCCGGAGCCCGAGTTGGCGGCTGCCGTGGTGACCGGCCGCCGCAGCGAGTTCGCCGCTCACGGCTGGCCCCCCGGCGACGTTCCCGACCCGCAGGACCGGCAGACCTTCGTCCGCTCCCGGTTGGACTGGGCCGAGCTGGACAAACCCGAACACCGGCAGATGTACGAGTTCCACCGCCGCCTGATCGCGCTGCGGAAGTCCCGTCCCGAGCTGTCTGACCCGCACCTGTTCGCCATCGACGTACGCCACGGCGACCGGTTCCTGGTGATGCGGCGCGGCGGCTGCCTGGTGGCGGCGAACCTCGCGGACAAGCCGCAGCGGGTGACCCTGCCCGGGGTGGCGCGCCGGGTGCTGCTGGCCACGGGGGAGGGCGTCACGGTGCAACGCGACCGCATCGAACTACCGGCGGAGACGGCAGCGATCGTGGCGCTCTGA
- the treY gene encoding malto-oligosyltrehalose synthase, producing the protein MTVTPVGATYRVQVSPGFDLDAAAGLAGYLADLGVTHLYSAPLLAAAPGSAHGYDVVDHRRVNPELGGEPARQRLLRALRAAGLGLVVDIVPNHAGVAVPAANPAWWDVLRRGRDSAYARWFDIDWTRDRLLLPVLADDPDALADLKIADGELRYHEHRFPVADGTGDGSPREVHDRQHYELVSWRRGDAELTYRRFFSIAALAGLRVEDPEVFAATHELILAWVAAGEVDGIRVDHPDGLRDPGGYLARLREAAPDAWLVVEKILEYGEELPSWPVDGTTGYDALNAVGGLFVDSDAEAAFTALDTRLVGRATSWADLTHDTKLGAATRLLATELTRLAALAPDVEPDAARAALAELAAAFPVYRGYPPDGARHLANARAEAGRRRTDLTGALDAVTRRLRDPDDELARRFPQFTGAVMAKGVEDTAYYRWTRFVALNEVGGSPAHFGTLPGRFHRFAAARHERWPASMTTLSTHDTKRGEDVRARLAVLAELPRRWAEQVTAWTSAVPLPDAALAHLLWQTVVGAWPIARERMHAYAEKAAREAAASTGWTDPDPAFEQAMHALVDAMYDDPAVHASLAALAAEITPAGWSNSLGQKLVQLAMPGTPDTYQGAELWDDSLVDPDNRRPVDFDVRRDLLARLDAGWQPPVDESGAAKLLVVSRTLRLRRDRPELFGDYQPVVVHGPAARHAVAFDRGGALAVATRLPLRLAAGGGWRDTTLSLPVNEMSCQFTGRVYSEVQVRLADLLATYPVALLAPTEGSGKAS; encoded by the coding sequence ATGACCGTGACCCCCGTCGGAGCGACGTACCGGGTGCAGGTGAGCCCGGGCTTCGACCTGGACGCCGCCGCCGGCCTCGCCGGCTACCTCGCCGACCTCGGCGTCACCCACCTCTACAGCGCGCCGCTGCTGGCCGCCGCGCCGGGCAGCGCGCACGGCTACGACGTCGTCGACCACCGTCGGGTCAACCCGGAACTCGGCGGCGAGCCCGCCCGGCAGCGCCTGCTGCGGGCGCTGCGCGCGGCCGGGCTCGGCCTGGTCGTGGACATCGTGCCCAACCACGCCGGAGTCGCCGTACCGGCCGCCAACCCGGCGTGGTGGGACGTGCTGCGCCGGGGACGCGACTCGGCGTACGCCCGCTGGTTCGACATCGACTGGACGCGGGACCGGCTGCTGCTGCCGGTGCTCGCCGACGACCCCGACGCGCTGGCCGACCTGAAGATCGCCGATGGCGAGCTGCGCTACCACGAGCACCGTTTCCCGGTCGCCGACGGCACCGGCGACGGCAGTCCCCGCGAGGTGCACGACCGGCAGCACTACGAGCTGGTCTCCTGGCGACGCGGCGACGCCGAGCTGACGTACCGCCGGTTCTTCTCGATCGCCGCCCTGGCCGGGCTGCGGGTGGAGGACCCGGAGGTGTTCGCCGCCACCCACGAGCTGATCCTGGCCTGGGTCGCGGCCGGCGAGGTCGACGGCATCCGGGTCGACCACCCCGACGGGCTGCGCGACCCCGGCGGCTACCTGGCCCGGCTGCGCGAGGCCGCCCCCGACGCCTGGCTGGTGGTGGAGAAGATCCTGGAGTACGGCGAGGAGCTGCCGTCCTGGCCGGTGGACGGCACCACCGGCTACGACGCCCTCAACGCCGTCGGTGGACTCTTCGTCGACAGCGACGCCGAGGCCGCCTTCACCGCCCTGGACACCCGGCTGGTCGGCCGGGCCACCTCCTGGGCCGACCTGACCCACGACACGAAGCTCGGCGCCGCCACCCGGCTGCTCGCCACCGAGCTGACCCGGCTGGCCGCGCTCGCTCCCGACGTGGAGCCGGACGCGGCCCGCGCCGCCCTGGCCGAGTTGGCCGCCGCATTCCCGGTCTACCGGGGCTACCCGCCCGACGGCGCCCGGCACCTGGCCAACGCCCGCGCCGAGGCGGGTCGCCGCCGCACCGACCTGACCGGCGCGCTGGACGCGGTGACCCGGCGGCTGCGCGACCCCGACGACGAGCTGGCCCGCCGCTTCCCGCAGTTCACCGGCGCGGTGATGGCCAAGGGCGTCGAGGACACCGCCTACTACCGGTGGACGCGGTTCGTCGCGCTCAACGAGGTCGGCGGCAGCCCCGCCCACTTCGGCACCCTGCCCGGCCGCTTCCACCGCTTCGCCGCCGCCCGGCACGAACGCTGGCCGGCGAGCATGACCACGCTGTCGACCCACGACACCAAACGCGGCGAGGACGTCCGCGCCCGCCTCGCCGTGCTCGCCGAGCTGCCGCGCCGCTGGGCCGAGCAGGTCACCGCCTGGACGTCCGCCGTGCCGCTGCCGGACGCCGCGCTGGCCCACCTGCTCTGGCAGACCGTCGTCGGCGCCTGGCCGATCGCGCGCGAGCGGATGCACGCGTACGCCGAGAAGGCCGCCCGGGAGGCCGCCGCCTCGACCGGTTGGACCGACCCCGACCCGGCCTTCGAGCAGGCGATGCACGCCCTGGTCGACGCCATGTACGACGACCCGGCGGTGCACGCCTCGCTCGCCGCGCTCGCCGCCGAGATCACCCCGGCCGGCTGGTCCAACTCGCTCGGGCAGAAGCTGGTGCAGCTCGCCATGCCCGGAACACCCGACACCTACCAGGGCGCCGAGCTGTGGGACGACTCCCTGGTCGACCCGGACAACCGCCGCCCGGTCGACTTCGACGTACGCCGGGACCTGCTGGCCCGGCTCGACGCCGGCTGGCAGCCGCCGGTGGACGAGAGCGGCGCGGCCAAGCTGCTCGTGGTGTCCCGCACCCTGCGGCTGCGCCGCGACCGCCCGGAGTTGTTCGGCGACTACCAGCCGGTCGTCGTGCACGGCCCGGCCGCCCGGCACGCCGTCGCCTTTGACCGGGGCGGCGCGCTCGCCGTCGCCACCCGGCTCCCGCTGCGCCTGGCGGCGGGCGGCGGCTGGCGCGACACCACCCTGTCACTACCTGTTAACGAGATGTCGTGCCAGTTCACCGGACGGGTCTACAGTGAGGTTCAGGTCCGTCTGGCCGATCTGCTCGCCACCTATCCCGTCGCGCTGCTCGCCCCCACCGAAGGCTCCGGGAAGGCGTCATGA
- the glgX gene encoding glycogen debranching protein GlgX, with protein sequence MQVWPGERYPLGAMYDGLGTNFAIFSEVADKIELCLFDEWDVGHERRVELREVDAYVWHAYIPGIGPGQRYGYRVHGPYEPGNGLRCNPHKLLIDPYAKAIDGDVQWDPAVYDYEHGDPERMNVTDSAQFMPKSVVVNPYFDWGNDAPPRIPYHHSVIYEAHVRGLTMRLPGIPEELRGTYAGIASPPMIEHLTRLGITAIELMPVHQFVNDHRLADLGLRNYWGYNTIGFFAPHHAYSALGHLGQQVQEFRGMVKALHAAGIEVILDVVYNHTAEGNHLGPTLSFKGVDNPSYYRLSEDNRQFYVDYTGTGNSLNVRNPHSLQLIMDSLRYWVTEMHVDGFRFDLAATLAREFYEVDRLSTFFEVVQQDPVVSRVKLIAEPWDVGPGGYQVGNFPPQWTEWNGKYRDTVRDFWRGEPATLAEFASRISGSADLYQDDGRRPFHSINFVTCHDGFTLADLVSYNDKHNEANGEDNRDGESHNRSWNCGVEGETDDPGVRALRAKQQRNFIATLLLSQGVPMIGHGDELGRTQRGNNNAYCQDSELAWVDWDAVDTDLLDFTRRLVEFRRQHQVFQRRRFFTGLPVHGRGVDEPLPDLAWYTPDGREMTGEDWGNDFGRSVALFVNGEGIRERGQYGQRHHDASFWLCFNAHDAPLDFTPPPAEFGQRWELVISTAEPDQDKSTTVETGGSVCVPDRSLVVLERVA encoded by the coding sequence ATGCAGGTCTGGCCGGGCGAGCGGTACCCCCTCGGGGCCATGTACGACGGGTTGGGCACCAACTTCGCGATCTTCTCCGAGGTGGCGGACAAGATCGAACTGTGCCTCTTCGACGAGTGGGACGTCGGACACGAACGCCGGGTCGAACTGCGCGAGGTGGACGCGTACGTCTGGCACGCGTACATCCCGGGGATCGGGCCCGGCCAGCGGTACGGCTACCGCGTGCACGGCCCGTACGAGCCGGGCAACGGGCTGCGGTGCAACCCGCACAAGCTGCTCATCGACCCGTACGCCAAGGCGATCGACGGGGACGTGCAGTGGGATCCGGCGGTCTACGACTACGAGCACGGCGACCCGGAGCGGATGAACGTCACCGACTCGGCGCAGTTTATGCCCAAGTCGGTGGTGGTGAACCCGTACTTCGACTGGGGCAACGACGCCCCGCCGCGCATCCCGTACCACCACTCGGTCATCTACGAGGCGCACGTCCGGGGGCTGACCATGCGGCTGCCCGGCATCCCCGAGGAGCTGCGCGGCACGTACGCCGGCATCGCCTCGCCCCCGATGATCGAGCACCTGACCCGGCTCGGCATCACCGCCATCGAGCTGATGCCGGTGCACCAGTTCGTCAACGACCACCGCCTGGCCGACTTGGGGCTGCGCAACTACTGGGGTTACAACACCATCGGCTTCTTCGCCCCGCACCACGCCTACTCGGCACTCGGCCACCTGGGCCAGCAGGTGCAGGAGTTCCGGGGCATGGTCAAGGCGCTGCACGCGGCCGGCATCGAGGTCATCCTCGACGTGGTCTACAACCACACCGCCGAGGGCAACCACCTCGGCCCGACGCTCAGCTTCAAGGGCGTCGACAACCCCAGCTACTACCGCCTGTCGGAAGATAATCGGCAGTTCTACGTCGACTACACCGGCACCGGCAACAGTCTCAACGTCCGCAACCCGCACTCGCTGCAACTGATCATGGATTCGTTGCGGTACTGGGTCACCGAGATGCACGTGGACGGCTTCCGGTTCGACCTGGCCGCCACCCTGGCCCGCGAGTTCTACGAGGTCGACCGACTCTCCACCTTCTTCGAGGTGGTGCAGCAGGACCCGGTGGTCAGCCGGGTCAAGCTGATCGCCGAGCCGTGGGACGTCGGCCCCGGCGGCTACCAGGTCGGCAACTTCCCACCGCAGTGGACCGAGTGGAACGGCAAGTACCGGGACACCGTCCGCGACTTCTGGCGCGGCGAGCCGGCCACCCTCGCCGAGTTCGCCTCCCGGATCTCCGGCTCCGCCGACCTCTACCAGGACGACGGCCGCCGCCCCTTCCACAGCATCAACTTCGTCACCTGCCACGACGGCTTCACCCTGGCCGACCTGGTCTCCTACAACGACAAGCACAACGAGGCCAACGGCGAGGACAACCGCGACGGCGAGAGCCACAACCGCTCCTGGAACTGCGGCGTCGAGGGCGAGACCGACGATCCGGGCGTACGCGCGCTGCGCGCCAAGCAGCAGCGCAACTTCATCGCCACCCTGCTGCTGTCCCAGGGCGTACCGATGATCGGCCACGGCGACGAACTGGGCCGCACCCAACGGGGCAACAACAACGCGTACTGCCAGGACAGCGAACTGGCCTGGGTCGACTGGGACGCGGTCGACACCGACCTGCTCGACTTCACCCGCCGGCTGGTCGAGTTCCGCCGCCAGCACCAGGTGTTCCAGCGCCGCCGCTTCTTCACCGGCCTGCCGGTGCACGGTCGCGGGGTCGACGAGCCCCTGCCCGACCTGGCCTGGTACACCCCGGACGGGCGGGAGATGACCGGCGAGGACTGGGGCAACGACTTCGGCCGCTCGGTGGCGCTGTTCGTCAACGGCGAGGGCATCCGGGAACGCGGCCAGTACGGCCAACGCCACCACGACGCCTCGTTCTGGCTCTGCTTCAACGCCCACGACGCGCCACTGGACTTCACCCCGCCGCCGGCCGAGTTCGGCCAGCGCTGGGAGCTCGTGATCAGCACCGCCGAACCCGACCAGGACAAGAGCACCACCGTGGAGACCGGCGGTTCGGTCTGCGTACCGGACCGCTCGCTGGTGGTGCTGGAGAGGGTGGCCTGA
- a CDS encoding glycosyltransferase family 4 protein: MTTLRVGGRTATAADRIHRPTLTSRPQIPAQPGPATPPRTHRILMLSWEFPPVLVGGLGRHVHALSVALAAAGHEVTVVTRHCEGAPLEEYVDGVRVVRAAEDPVAFPLATESLLAWTMAFNHTLTRAALRAASSGGYDVIHAHDWLVAHAAMTLRDHLDLPLVSTIHATEAGRHQGWLPEEMNRTIHGVEHWLSTESTRVVVCSGYMREEVSALFGVPTDRVDVVPNGVEPHRWRVSASAVAQARARFAGDGPLVTFAGRLVYEKGVQHLIASLPKLRERHPGLRAVIVGDGPYRGELEADVHRLGLGGMVSLPGFLGGTDLPAVMAASDCFAVPSIYEPFGMVALEGAAAGAPLAVAETGGLAEIVEPGVTGMTFRPHDPDALTDAVHAVLSDRERARMLARRARAMVHEQYGWAAIASRTGSAYATAIAQAPNVAAERAAQQMALGRSRPVVPDGNLLAAAGLR; this comes from the coding sequence GTGACGACCCTGCGGGTCGGTGGGCGTACCGCCACCGCCGCGGACCGGATCCACCGGCCCACCCTCACCTCGCGCCCCCAGATCCCGGCCCAGCCCGGTCCGGCCACCCCGCCGCGCACCCACCGCATCCTGATGCTGTCGTGGGAGTTCCCGCCGGTGCTCGTGGGCGGCCTGGGCCGGCACGTACACGCGCTCTCGGTGGCCCTGGCCGCTGCCGGCCACGAGGTCACCGTCGTCACACGTCACTGCGAGGGCGCTCCGCTGGAGGAGTACGTCGACGGCGTCCGGGTCGTCCGCGCCGCCGAGGACCCGGTGGCCTTCCCGCTGGCCACCGAGAGCCTGCTGGCCTGGACGATGGCGTTCAACCACACGCTGACCCGGGCCGCGCTGCGCGCCGCCTCCTCCGGCGGCTACGACGTCATCCACGCGCACGACTGGCTGGTGGCGCACGCCGCGATGACCCTGCGCGACCACCTGGACCTGCCGCTGGTCAGCACCATCCACGCCACCGAGGCGGGTCGGCACCAGGGCTGGCTGCCCGAGGAGATGAACCGCACCATCCACGGCGTCGAGCACTGGCTCAGCACCGAGTCGACCCGGGTGGTGGTCTGCTCCGGGTACATGCGCGAGGAGGTCAGCGCCCTGTTCGGCGTACCGACCGACCGCGTCGACGTGGTCCCCAACGGCGTGGAGCCGCACCGGTGGCGGGTGTCGGCCAGCGCGGTGGCGCAGGCCCGGGCCCGATTCGCCGGGGACGGCCCACTGGTCACGTTCGCCGGGCGACTGGTCTACGAGAAGGGCGTGCAGCACCTGATCGCCAGCCTGCCCAAGCTGCGGGAGCGGCACCCCGGGCTGCGTGCGGTGATCGTCGGCGACGGGCCGTACCGTGGCGAACTGGAGGCCGACGTGCACCGGCTCGGCCTGGGCGGCATGGTCAGCCTGCCCGGCTTCCTCGGCGGCACCGACCTGCCCGCGGTGATGGCCGCCTCGGACTGCTTCGCGGTGCCCAGCATCTACGAGCCGTTCGGCATGGTGGCACTGGAGGGCGCCGCCGCCGGCGCCCCGCTCGCGGTCGCCGAGACCGGCGGCCTCGCCGAGATCGTCGAGCCGGGCGTCACCGGGATGACCTTCCGGCCGCACGACCCGGACGCGCTGACCGACGCGGTGCACGCGGTGCTCTCCGACCGGGAGCGCGCCCGCATGCTGGCCCGTCGCGCCCGCGCCATGGTGCACGAGCAGTACGGCTGGGCGGCCATCGCCAGCCGCACCGGCTCGGCGTACGCGACGGCCATCGCCCAGGCCCCGAACGTCGCCGCCGAACGCGCCGCCCAGCAGATGGCGCTCGGCCGGTCGCGCCCGGTGGTCCCGGACGGCAACCTGCTGGCCGCCGCCGGCCTGCGCTGA
- a CDS encoding citrate synthase, giving the protein MTEVKLDHPGGQLSMPVHPAVEGPAGIGVGKLLKETGMTTYDPGFVNTAACSSAITYIDGDAGILRYRGYPIEQLAEKSSFLEVSYLLIYGELPSTEQLTEFTERIRRHSLLHEEMRRFFDGFPRDAHPMAVLSSAVSAISTFYQDSLDPFDAEHVEMSTVRLMAKVPTIASYAYKKSIGQPLLYPDNSLGYVENFLRMTFGVPAEPYEVDPVIARVLDMLFILHADHEQNCSTSTVRLVGSSNANLFASVSAGVNALFGPLHGGANQAVLEMLERIQAEGGDVQSFVRKVKDKQDGVKLMGFGHRVYKNYDPRAAIVKNAAQDVLGRMAKPDPLLDIAMQLEEIALADDFFVSRRLYPNVDFYTGLIYKAMGFPTKMFTVLFALGRLPGWIAQWREMINDPETKIGRPRQVYTGATERDYLPFEKR; this is encoded by the coding sequence ATGACGGAAGTCAAGCTCGATCACCCCGGCGGGCAGCTGTCGATGCCGGTACATCCTGCGGTCGAGGGCCCCGCCGGGATCGGCGTGGGCAAGCTGCTGAAGGAGACCGGGATGACGACCTACGATCCCGGTTTCGTCAATACCGCCGCCTGTTCGTCCGCGATTACCTATATCGACGGCGATGCGGGCATTCTGCGCTACCGTGGCTACCCCATCGAGCAGTTGGCCGAGAAGAGCTCCTTCCTGGAGGTCTCCTACCTCCTGATCTACGGTGAGCTGCCCTCCACCGAGCAGCTGACCGAGTTCACCGAGCGGATCCGGCGGCACTCGCTGCTGCACGAGGAGATGCGCCGGTTCTTCGACGGGTTCCCCCGGGACGCGCACCCGATGGCCGTGCTCTCCTCGGCCGTCAGCGCCATCTCCACCTTCTACCAGGACAGTCTGGACCCGTTCGACGCCGAGCACGTGGAGATGTCCACGGTTCGGCTGATGGCGAAGGTGCCCACCATCGCCTCGTACGCCTACAAGAAGTCGATCGGGCAGCCGCTGCTGTACCCGGACAACTCGCTGGGCTACGTGGAGAACTTCCTGCGGATGACGTTCGGCGTGCCGGCGGAGCCGTACGAGGTCGACCCGGTGATCGCCCGCGTGCTGGACATGCTGTTCATCCTGCACGCCGACCACGAGCAGAACTGCTCAACGTCGACCGTGCGGCTGGTCGGCTCCAGCAACGCCAACCTCTTCGCCTCGGTCTCGGCCGGCGTGAACGCGCTGTTCGGCCCGCTGCACGGCGGAGCCAACCAGGCGGTGCTGGAGATGCTGGAGCGGATCCAGGCCGAGGGCGGCGACGTGCAGTCCTTCGTCCGCAAGGTCAAGGACAAGCAGGACGGCGTCAAGCTGATGGGCTTCGGCCACCGGGTCTACAAGAACTACGACCCGCGTGCCGCGATCGTCAAGAACGCGGCGCAGGACGTGCTCGGCCGGATGGCCAAGCCGGACCCGCTGCTGGACATCGCGATGCAGCTGGAGGAGATCGCGCTCGCCGACGACTTCTTCGTATCCCGCCGGCTCTACCCGAACGTGGACTTCTACACCGGGCTCATCTACAAGGCGATGGGCTTCCCGACCAAGATGTTCACCGTGCTGTTCGCCCTGGGCCGGCTGCCGGGCTGGATCGCGCAGTGGCGCGAGATGATCAACGACCCGGAGACCAAGATCGGCCGCCCGCGGCAGGTCTACACCGGTGCCACCGAACGGGACTACCTCCCCTTCGAGAAGCGCTGA
- a CDS encoding sulfatase-like hydrolase/transferase, whose amino-acid sequence MPGDPDGTRKAGRRWGWGGWRAEGGRVLEVTALVGLAVTQPLLDVLGRSPDFFLFHRADRGEILLLVALVAVLPTVALGLLGMLSGLAGRPTRAATHTLLVGLLVGALAVQVGRHVTPLRGVPLLLVAAVAGVAAALAHRRWRAPGRVLRVAAVGPLLFVGLFLFASPTGPVVLPRGDGGAAGTAIGDLHPPVVMLVLDELPLVSLLGADGGVDTARYPHFAELAAGSTWYRNSTGVSGWTPYALPAMLTGRYPAQPFAPHYSHYPDNLFTAFGGLYDIRAEESITRLCPPSRCEQPVAPEQGIGVLVRETGKLARQITAPHDSRIDPEDSYRERTAEEAGIDAAEPVPNDPKFRWDSLNVNQPARFTSFLNGLTPSSRPTLHFLHLLMPHSPWAYLPSGARYEAPEDFPNEGEGWVDLARQRHLAQLGYTDRLIGETIRTLRASGLWDRALVVVTADHGVSFTEGAQGRGEGAIRAAPDQVAWVPTFVRTPGQRAGRVDDRNWEHVDLLPTIADEAAIRLPWQVDGRSARQAPRTEPGKVFYDRPSQPMPIPGGVPAAMPPPQPHPLVGTSVGDAPSGGTAVVGGQDAFRAVDPDDGRLPAMVWGTVPDRVADGTSLAVAVNGVVGAVVPVVSPDAGGRRFAALLADDRLFRPGANRLDLYLVGAAGDLRRLAIA is encoded by the coding sequence GTGCCCGGCGACCCGGACGGCACCCGGAAAGCCGGTCGCCGGTGGGGGTGGGGCGGCTGGCGGGCCGAGGGCGGTCGGGTGCTGGAGGTGACCGCCCTGGTCGGGCTGGCAGTCACCCAGCCGTTGCTGGACGTGCTCGGCCGCAGCCCGGACTTCTTCCTGTTCCACCGGGCCGACCGGGGCGAGATCCTGCTGCTGGTCGCCCTCGTCGCGGTGCTGCCCACCGTCGCGCTCGGGCTGCTCGGCATGCTGTCCGGGCTGGCCGGACGCCCCACCCGGGCGGCGACGCACACCCTGCTGGTCGGCCTGCTGGTCGGCGCGCTGGCGGTGCAGGTCGGCCGGCACGTCACGCCGCTGCGGGGCGTACCGTTGCTGCTGGTGGCGGCGGTGGCCGGGGTGGCGGCGGCGCTCGCCCACCGGCGGTGGCGGGCCCCGGGGCGGGTGCTGCGGGTGGCCGCCGTGGGGCCGCTGCTCTTCGTCGGGTTGTTCCTGTTCGCCTCGCCGACCGGGCCGGTGGTGCTGCCCCGGGGCGACGGCGGCGCGGCCGGTACGGCGATCGGCGACCTGCATCCGCCGGTGGTCATGCTGGTGCTGGACGAGTTGCCGCTGGTCTCGCTGCTCGGCGCGGACGGCGGCGTCGACACGGCCCGCTACCCGCACTTCGCCGAGTTGGCCGCCGGCTCCACCTGGTACCGCAACTCGACCGGGGTCAGCGGCTGGACGCCGTACGCGCTGCCGGCCATGCTGACCGGCCGCTACCCGGCCCAGCCGTTCGCCCCGCACTACTCGCACTACCCGGACAACCTCTTCACCGCCTTCGGCGGCCTGTACGACATCCGGGCCGAGGAGAGCATCACCCGGCTCTGCCCGCCCAGCCGCTGCGAGCAGCCGGTCGCCCCGGAACAGGGGATCGGGGTGCTGGTCCGGGAGACCGGGAAGCTGGCACGCCAGATCACCGCACCGCACGACAGCCGGATCGACCCGGAGGACTCGTACCGGGAGCGCACCGCCGAGGAGGCGGGTATCGACGCCGCCGAACCGGTGCCGAACGACCCGAAGTTCCGCTGGGACAGCCTCAACGTCAACCAGCCGGCCCGGTTCACCAGCTTCCTGAACGGCCTGACCCCGTCGTCCCGGCCGACGCTGCACTTCCTGCACCTGCTGATGCCGCACAGCCCGTGGGCGTACCTGCCGTCAGGTGCGCGTTACGAGGCCCCCGAGGACTTTCCGAACGAGGGGGAGGGGTGGGTCGACCTGGCCCGGCAGCGGCACCTGGCGCAGCTCGGCTACACCGACCGGCTGATCGGCGAGACGATCCGTACGCTGCGCGCCAGCGGGCTGTGGGACCGGGCGCTGGTGGTGGTCACCGCCGACCACGGCGTCAGCTTCACCGAGGGGGCGCAGGGCCGGGGCGAGGGCGCCATCCGTGCCGCCCCCGATCAGGTGGCCTGGGTGCCGACGTTCGTCCGGACGCCGGGGCAGCGCGCCGGGCGGGTGGACGATCGCAACTGGGAACACGTCGACCTGCTGCCCACCATCGCCGACGAGGCGGCCATCCGGCTGCCGTGGCAGGTCGACGGCCGCTCGGCCCGGCAGGCGCCGCGTACCGAGCCGGGCAAGGTCTTCTACGACCGGCCGTCGCAGCCCATGCCGATCCCTGGGGGAGTGCCCGCCGCGATGCCGCCGCCGCAGCCGCACCCCCTGGTCGGGACCAGTGTGGGTGACGCGCCGTCCGGCGGCACCGCTGTCGTCGGCGGACAGGACGCCTTCCGGGCCGTCGACCCGGACGACGGGCGGTTGCCGGCGATGGTCTGGGGCACCGTGCCCGACCGGGTCGCCGACGGCACGTCGCTGGCGGTGGCGGTCAACGGGGTGGTCGGGGCCGTGGTGCCGGTCGTGTCCCCGGACGCAGGCGGTCGCCGTTTCGCCGCGCTGCTCGCCGACGACCGGCTCTTCCGCCCCGGTGCCAACCGGCTCGACCTGTATCTCGTCGGCGCCGCCGGGGACCTGCGCCGGCTCGCCATCGCCTGA